Proteins from a genomic interval of Capsicum annuum cultivar UCD-10X-F1 chromosome 4, UCD10Xv1.1, whole genome shotgun sequence:
- the LOC107853188 gene encoding ubiquitin domain-containing protein 1, protein MGCAGSKENEAAKQIRKPKPWKHSEAITRTQLVQMRDEFWDTAPHYGGRKEIWDALQAAAESDISLAQAIVDSAGIIVQAADLTICYDERGAKYELPKYVLSEPTNLIREN, encoded by the exons ATGGGTTGTGCTGGATCCAAAGAAAATG AAGCAGCTAAACAGATACGAAAACCAAAGCCTTGGAAGCATTCAGAAGCTATTACGAGGACTCAACTTGTACAGATGCGTGACGAATTCTGGGACACAGCACCACACTATGGAGGTCGAAAAG AGATCTGGGATGCACTCCAAGCTGCAGCAGAGTCGGATATAAGCCTTGCACAAGCAATCGTGGACAGTGCCGGAATAATTGTTCAAGCTGCCGATTTAACAATATGCTACGACGAAAGAG GCGCCAAGTACGAGTTGCCCAAGTATGTTCTTAGCGAGCCAACAAATTTGATTCGcgaaaactga
- the LOC107853190 gene encoding agamous-like MADS-box protein AGL62 — MERKKTAGRRKIPLVKIKNDANRYSTFSKRCSGLYKKASELVRENDVDLGIVLTSPTDKTYAFVHPTSNAVIDRFMNLKTDFDDQIIAENSRNKVNQLNDRLNELDEREEIAKEKLLALNEMNKTREKNRWESIDQLNANEIIKFQTWLDVGEFMLKHQLPEASSSSQSPPEDANI, encoded by the coding sequence ATGGAGCGTAAGAAAACAGCAGGACGTCGAAAAATTCCATTGGTGAAGATAAAAAATGATGCTAATCGATATTCTACATTCTCTAAACGATGTTCTGGCTTATACAAAAAAGCTAGCGAACTCGTTAGAGAAAATGATGTCGATCTTGGTATCGTTCTAACTTCACCAACTGATAAAACATATGCTTTCGTCCATCCAACTTCTAATGCGGTCATTGATCGTTTTATGAACTTGAAAACAGATTTTGATGATCAAATTATTGCTGAAAATTCACGTAATAAAGTGAATCAACTCAACGATAGGCTAAATGAACTTgatgaaagagaagaaattgCAAAAGAGAAACTTCTTGctttaaatgaaatgaataagACTAGAGAAAAAAATCGTTGGGAGTCCATCGATCAGTTAAATGCAAATGAGATAATAAAGTTTCAAACTTGGTTAGATGTCGGAGAATTTATGTTGAAGCATCAATTACCTGAAGCTTCGTCGTCCTCGCAGTCTCCACCAGAAGATGCAAATATCTAG